From a region of the Constantimarinum furrinae genome:
- a CDS encoding chloride channel protein gives MPNQKRTLLTRFLIWRLKHIPHKQFVFIVSIVVGFLSGIGAVLIKNGTHFIELLLKGTLIKEYQTAFYFIFPIIGLGLTYLIIKYFIKNPPTQGIPATLFAISKKKGIMRQFQMYGSLITAPITVGFGGSVGLEGPTVATGAALSSNLSRLLHMNQATRTLLIGCAAAGAMASIFKAPIAAIIFAVEVFSLDLTLVSLIPLLLASVSSLLTSYFFFGNDILLPFSIQDEFTMGNIPFYILLGIIAGFVSIYFTETYERFQKFFERIGSPVKRLIIGGLGIGVLVYFIPPLYGEGFDVINNLVQGNPEKALENNIFNLDLSNVWMVIALLVGLVLFKVVASSLTFGAGGVGGIFAPTLFMGSIMGYCVAKIINSTGILSTQVSESNFTLVGMTGLMAGVLHAPLTAIFLIAEVTGGYELFVPLMITAAISFSITKYFVPHSVYAMELGRKGELITHNKDHAVLTLMNISSVVEQNFISVSPDLTLGEIVHRAVVKSNRNIFPVVNTETQALEGIILLDDLRPVMFDQSLYNEVIARDLMQNPPAIINLAEDKMTQVMKKFQDSGAWNLPVISKGKYYGFVSKSKLLTAYRRKLIDFSGR, from the coding sequence ATGCCTAATCAAAAGCGAACATTACTTACGCGATTCCTCATCTGGCGTTTGAAGCATATTCCGCACAAGCAGTTCGTTTTTATTGTAAGCATTGTTGTTGGTTTTTTGTCGGGTATTGGAGCGGTACTCATAAAGAACGGAACACATTTTATAGAACTGCTCTTAAAGGGCACACTCATTAAAGAGTACCAAACTGCATTCTATTTTATTTTTCCCATTATCGGATTGGGATTAACCTACCTTATTATAAAATATTTTATTAAAAACCCTCCCACTCAGGGCATTCCGGCGACCCTTTTTGCTATTTCAAAGAAAAAAGGAATAATGCGTCAATTCCAAATGTACGGAAGCTTGATCACGGCACCGATCACAGTAGGGTTTGGAGGCTCGGTAGGGCTTGAAGGCCCCACCGTTGCCACGGGAGCAGCTTTAAGCTCAAACCTCTCCCGTTTGTTACATATGAATCAGGCAACCCGCACTCTGCTCATAGGTTGTGCAGCTGCGGGCGCTATGGCGTCGATCTTTAAAGCACCGATCGCAGCCATTATCTTCGCGGTGGAAGTGTTTAGCCTCGATCTTACGTTGGTCTCGTTAATTCCCTTATTATTAGCCTCGGTTTCATCATTACTTACTTCGTATTTTTTCTTCGGAAATGATATTCTGCTCCCTTTTAGTATTCAGGATGAATTTACTATGGGCAATATTCCGTTTTACATTCTCCTGGGAATAATCGCCGGTTTCGTCTCCATTTATTTTACCGAAACTTACGAACGTTTTCAGAAATTCTTTGAGCGGATAGGGTCTCCTGTGAAGCGATTGATAATCGGCGGACTCGGAATAGGAGTTTTGGTTTATTTTATTCCTCCACTTTACGGGGAAGGTTTTGACGTGATAAATAATCTGGTGCAGGGAAACCCTGAAAAAGCATTGGAAAACAACATTTTTAATCTCGACCTGAGCAATGTATGGATGGTCATTGCATTGTTAGTTGGATTAGTGTTGTTTAAGGTAGTGGCCAGCTCCCTGACATTTGGTGCGGGAGGTGTTGGTGGTATATTTGCTCCTACGCTATTTATGGGAAGCATCATGGGATATTGTGTAGCGAAGATCATTAATTCAACCGGAATCCTTTCCACACAGGTTTCGGAAAGTAATTTTACGCTGGTTGGGATGACGGGTTTAATGGCAGGGGTTTTACACGCACCTTTAACAGCTATATTTTTGATTGCAGAGGTAACCGGTGGTTATGAGCTTTTTGTACCGTTAATGATCACAGCTGCCATTTCATTTTCTATCACAAAATACTTTGTTCCACATTCGGTTTACGCCATGGAATTAGGACGTAAAGGAGAGTTGATCACCCATAACAAGGATCATGCTGTGCTCACATTAATGAACATTAGTTCGGTAGTGGAACAGAATTTTATTTCAGTATCACCCGATCTTACTTTAGGAGAGATCGTACACAGAGCCGTTGTAAAATCAAATCGCAATATATTTCCGGTCGTCAATACCGAAACTCAGGCCTTGGAAGGAATCATCTTATTAGATGATCTGAGACCGGTTATGTTCGATCAATCGTTGTACAATGAAGTAATTGCCCGTGATCTCATGCAAAATCCCCCGGCAATTATTAATTTAGCCGAAGATAAAATGACGCAGGTCATGAAAAAATTTCAGGATTCGGGAGCATGGAATCTCCCGGTAATCTCCAAGGGCAAATATTACGGATTTGTTTCTAAATCAAAATTACTAACTGCATACCGAAGGAAACTCATAGACTTTTCAGGAAGATAA
- the aspS gene encoding aspartate--tRNA ligase: protein MYRTHTNGQLTANDINLEVTLSGWVQKIRNKGFIIWVDLRDRYGITQLIFNEESTPKEMMDRAAKLGREFVIQVTGTVIERESKNPNMPTGEIEILVSKLDILNEALTPPFTIEDATDGGEDLRMKYRYLDIRRNPVRENLIFRHKVTMAVRNYLSDKNFVEVETPYLIKSTPEGARDFVVPSRMNEGQFYALPQSPQTFKQLLMVGGMDKYFQIVKCFRDEDLRADRQPEFTQIDCEMAFVEQEDILNTFEGLTRHLLKEIHGVAPGNFPRMTYEEAMKRYGNDKPDIRFGMEFGELNAIAQHKDFNVFNSAELVVGIAVPEGNKYTRKEIDQLIDWIKRPQIGALGMVYVRCNEDGSFKSSVDKFYDQEDLARWAEATGASKGDLICVLSGDQNKVRGQLSALRMELAQRLGLRKSNEFAPLWVIDFPLLEWDEDTQRYHAMHHPFTSPKPGQMQLLESDPGAVKANAYDLVLNGNEIGGGSIRIHDKKTQAKMFDYLGFTPDEAKEQFGFLMDAFQFGAPPHGGIAFGLDRLVAILGGQETIRDFIAFPKNNAGRDVMIDAPAPLDQAQLNELGLRLDLK, encoded by the coding sequence ATGTACAGAACGCATACAAATGGTCAATTGACCGCAAACGATATTAATCTGGAAGTGACCCTATCGGGTTGGGTTCAGAAAATAAGAAATAAAGGATTTATAATTTGGGTAGATCTTAGGGATCGCTACGGAATCACTCAACTTATTTTTAATGAGGAATCCACTCCCAAAGAGATGATGGATCGAGCTGCAAAATTGGGTAGGGAATTCGTCATTCAGGTTACTGGAACCGTTATAGAGCGTGAATCCAAGAATCCGAATATGCCTACAGGCGAGATCGAAATTCTCGTTTCCAAACTCGATATACTCAACGAAGCCTTAACGCCTCCGTTTACGATAGAAGATGCGACTGATGGCGGGGAAGATCTTCGAATGAAATACAGGTATTTGGATATACGAAGAAATCCGGTACGAGAAAACCTTATTTTTCGTCATAAGGTAACCATGGCTGTCCGCAATTATCTTTCAGACAAGAATTTCGTGGAGGTTGAAACACCATATCTAATTAAATCCACTCCCGAAGGGGCTCGTGATTTTGTTGTTCCTTCTCGGATGAACGAAGGGCAGTTTTACGCCCTTCCGCAGTCACCACAAACTTTCAAGCAGTTGCTAATGGTAGGTGGAATGGACAAATATTTTCAGATCGTAAAATGTTTTCGTGATGAAGATCTTCGTGCCGACAGACAACCTGAGTTCACCCAAATCGACTGTGAGATGGCTTTTGTGGAACAGGAGGATATTTTAAACACCTTCGAAGGGTTAACACGTCATTTGCTAAAAGAAATCCACGGTGTAGCACCGGGAAATTTCCCGAGAATGACCTATGAGGAAGCGATGAAGCGTTATGGGAACGATAAGCCCGATATTCGCTTCGGAATGGAATTTGGCGAATTGAACGCTATTGCGCAGCACAAGGATTTCAATGTCTTTAATTCGGCAGAATTGGTCGTAGGTATTGCTGTTCCTGAAGGAAATAAGTACACGCGAAAGGAAATAGATCAATTGATAGATTGGATAAAGCGACCTCAGATAGGGGCTTTGGGAATGGTATATGTTCGTTGTAATGAAGACGGAAGCTTTAAATCTTCGGTCGATAAATTTTATGATCAGGAGGATCTTGCCCGATGGGCGGAGGCCACAGGTGCTTCAAAAGGAGATCTAATTTGTGTGCTTTCGGGAGATCAGAATAAAGTGAGAGGACAGTTAAGTGCGCTTCGTATGGAGTTGGCACAGCGACTTGGGTTGCGTAAATCCAATGAATTTGCCCCGCTTTGGGTTATAGACTTTCCGTTGTTGGAGTGGGATGAGGATACTCAGCGCTATCATGCCATGCACCATCCGTTTACCAGTCCAAAACCCGGCCAAATGCAACTTTTGGAGTCTGATCCGGGCGCGGTAAAAGCAAATGCCTATGATCTGGTATTGAACGGAAATGAAATTGGAGGAGGATCGATTCGTATTCACGATAAAAAAACACAGGCTAAAATGTTCGATTATCTTGGATTTACTCCGGATGAGGCAAAAGAACAATTTGGATTTTTAATGGATGCGTTTCAGTTTGGTGCGCCACCACACGGAGGAATTGCTTTTGGACTGGATCGATTGGTTGCTATTCTTGGCGGACAAGAAACCATTAGGGACTTTATTGCCTTTCCGAAGAACAATGCAGGAAGAGATGTAATGATCGATGCTCCTGCCCCTTTGGATCAGGCTCAGCTTAACGAGCTCGGTCTTCGGCTAGATTTAAAATAA
- a CDS encoding SusC/RagA family TonB-linked outer membrane protein: MKQNNSNRRMLLLLLFIFPCFVFAQTTITGTVNSDKGDTIPFANVIEKGTTNGTTTDMDGNFSIQVSTVPATLVFSSLGFETVEQQVSSAGAISVTMAESAEALEEVVVTGLATSVKRTNSANAVASISAEELTGTTPPPTLDGALYGKFAGAIVNANSGAPGGGLSIKLRGATSLQGNIQPLYIIDGVYVDNSSLAAGLNAVSAAAAGGSASNQDNPTNRIADINPEDIESIEILKGASAAAIYGSRAAAGVVIITTKKGKAGETKFRFSQSTGWNEAINLLGLRDYTTERVRTSFGDAAAQEFNLARAQGRLIDYEKEIYGEHGFISITNFSMSGGDDKSKFYAGVSHNNENGIVQNTGYEKTSLRLNLDHKPKDYLKLALSTNYIYSSSDRGFFNNDNSGTTIGVTLTGTTPWLQLFPDENGVYPDNPAGASNPLQTRDLVRNNETVNRVIMGGSANLDIYRADNSNLELILRGGLDFYGQQSRAIFPKELQFQKLINGGLNGVSVQGETQNKNYNLSAFLVHNINTDSDINFRTQAGLTREYFDQNTQLITASGLVASETNVDQAANTGVNQTRLLQEDSGFFAQEEINFKDMFIATVGVRGDKSSNNGDANELFYYPKASLAVNLNEMGFWGDGSVWNQFKLRAAYGEAGNFPPFGALFTSYNAFSTDGLLGISLIGIRGDGSLKSERQKELEFGTDLGFFDGRLSLSGTYYIKTIDDLILRAALEPSTGFTTQFVNAGELQNKGIELSLNATPVITDDFQWDLSVNFFKNTSEITRLDVPAFNVGAFGATLGTYRIEEGSSATQIVGIGPNPGENGFQQFGDSEPDFQMAFNNSLRYKNFDLSFLWQWKNGGENINLTTLLSDLNGTTHDYDDIALDPEGQLGNGDYRLSQLGSSAEVFVEDASYLRLRELGLYYTINKRAMSGVLGGNIDSVRLGFSGTNLINIFDYNSYDPEVSNFGGGTIFTGVEVTPFPSSKRFLFHVAVNF, from the coding sequence ATGAAACAAAACAACTCTAATCGCAGGATGCTCCTGCTATTATTATTTATTTTTCCGTGTTTTGTGTTTGCACAAACAACCATAACCGGAACAGTAAACAGTGACAAAGGGGATACGATTCCTTTCGCAAATGTAATTGAGAAAGGAACCACCAATGGAACGACTACCGACATGGATGGTAATTTTTCTATTCAGGTTTCAACTGTACCGGCGACCTTAGTATTTTCGTCTTTAGGATTTGAAACTGTGGAGCAACAGGTATCATCGGCTGGAGCTATTTCTGTGACTATGGCCGAATCTGCCGAAGCGCTCGAAGAAGTTGTAGTAACCGGACTGGCTACTTCAGTAAAAAGAACCAATTCCGCTAACGCAGTAGCTTCAATATCGGCCGAAGAACTAACAGGTACAACACCACCACCTACACTGGATGGAGCGTTGTACGGGAAATTTGCCGGAGCTATTGTAAATGCAAATTCCGGAGCACCTGGTGGAGGATTGTCGATCAAACTACGTGGTGCTACCTCACTTCAGGGAAACATCCAGCCATTATATATTATTGATGGAGTGTATGTAGATAACTCTTCACTTGCAGCAGGTCTTAATGCTGTTTCCGCTGCCGCCGCAGGAGGAAGTGCTTCTAACCAGGATAACCCAACGAACAGAATTGCAGATATTAACCCTGAGGATATTGAGAGTATTGAGATTCTTAAAGGTGCGTCTGCAGCGGCAATCTACGGATCGCGTGCAGCTGCCGGGGTGGTGATCATCACAACCAAAAAAGGTAAAGCTGGAGAAACTAAATTCAGATTCTCTCAATCTACCGGTTGGAACGAGGCCATAAACTTATTAGGTCTTAGAGATTACACTACCGAAAGAGTCCGTACTTCATTTGGGGATGCTGCGGCACAGGAATTTAATCTTGCGCGTGCTCAGGGTAGGCTAATTGATTATGAAAAGGAGATTTACGGAGAACACGGGTTTATAAGCATCACCAACTTTAGTATGAGCGGTGGAGACGATAAATCTAAATTCTATGCCGGGGTAAGTCATAATAACGAAAATGGTATTGTACAAAATACCGGTTATGAAAAAACCTCGCTACGTCTAAATCTGGATCACAAGCCTAAAGATTATTTAAAGCTTGCATTAAGTACGAATTATATCTATTCTTCTTCAGATAGAGGGTTCTTTAATAATGATAACTCCGGAACCACTATTGGGGTAACCCTTACCGGTACTACTCCGTGGTTACAGTTATTCCCTGATGAGAATGGAGTATATCCGGACAATCCTGCAGGGGCATCTAACCCACTACAAACACGTGATCTGGTTAGAAATAATGAAACTGTAAACCGTGTTATTATGGGTGGATCGGCTAATCTTGATATATATCGTGCCGATAATTCAAATCTTGAATTGATACTTCGAGGCGGTTTGGATTTCTACGGTCAACAATCTAGAGCGATCTTTCCAAAAGAGCTTCAATTTCAAAAATTGATCAACGGTGGTCTTAACGGTGTATCCGTTCAAGGTGAAACTCAGAATAAGAATTATAACTTATCTGCTTTCCTTGTACATAATATAAATACCGATAGCGATATTAATTTCAGAACTCAAGCAGGTCTTACTAGAGAGTATTTCGACCAAAATACGCAGTTAATTACAGCGTCAGGATTGGTTGCTTCTGAAACCAACGTCGATCAGGCTGCCAATACTGGGGTGAATCAAACCCGACTTTTACAGGAAGACTCAGGATTCTTTGCACAGGAAGAAATTAACTTTAAGGATATGTTTATTGCTACTGTTGGTGTAAGAGGGGATAAGTCCTCGAACAATGGAGATGCAAATGAATTATTTTACTATCCTAAAGCATCACTTGCAGTAAATCTTAATGAAATGGGCTTCTGGGGCGATGGTTCTGTTTGGAATCAATTTAAGCTTCGAGCAGCCTACGGTGAGGCAGGAAACTTCCCTCCTTTTGGAGCCTTGTTTACTTCCTATAATGCCTTTTCAACCGACGGCTTGTTAGGAATTAGCCTTATTGGAATTAGAGGTGATGGATCGTTAAAATCGGAAAGACAAAAAGAACTTGAATTTGGTACAGACCTTGGTTTCTTTGATGGACGTTTATCCCTCTCCGGAACCTATTATATCAAAACAATTGATGATCTAATCCTTCGGGCAGCCTTAGAACCTTCAACAGGTTTTACCACTCAATTCGTAAATGCAGGAGAGCTTCAGAACAAGGGTATCGAACTTTCATTGAATGCTACGCCTGTGATCACGGATGATTTTCAATGGGACCTCAGTGTAAACTTTTTTAAGAATACATCAGAGATTACTCGATTAGATGTGCCAGCATTTAATGTTGGAGCTTTTGGAGCAACTTTGGGAACCTATAGAATCGAAGAGGGCTCAAGTGCAACTCAAATCGTTGGTATTGGACCAAACCCGGGTGAAAACGGATTCCAGCAATTTGGAGATTCAGAACCTGACTTCCAGATGGCATTTAACAATAGCCTGAGATATAAGAACTTCGACCTGTCTTTCTTATGGCAATGGAAAAATGGTGGGGAGAATATTAATCTTACCACATTGCTTTCCGACTTAAATGGTACGACCCATGATTATGATGATATCGCACTAGACCCAGAAGGTCAGTTAGGTAATGGAGATTATAGATTGAGTCAGTTAGGCTCTTCAGCAGAAGTGTTTGTAGAAGATGCGTCATACCTTCGTTTACGGGAATTAGGTCTTTATTATACCATTAATAAAAGAGCCATGTCCGGAGTGTTAGGTGGGAATATAGACAGTGTTCGCTTAGGATTTTCCGGAACTAACTTGATCAATATTTTCGACTATAACAGTTACGATCCTGAGGTGTCTAACTTTGGTGGCGGAACAATCTTTACAGGAGTAGAGGTAACTCCATTTCCATCTTCAAAAAGATTCTTATTTCACGTAGCAGTTAACTTTTAA
- a CDS encoding RagB/SusD family nutrient uptake outer membrane protein, with protein sequence MKKHIYKILFFASIMTTLVSCEVKEFSDLNSPEVDAFRENLTRGDLQDLVGGILYSSRVTLGTYFDDNGIIGREYYRFSSSDPRFTTDLLGGDNSVLDNNTFYITNPWAARYRTVKNANLILEFLDGQDTSAQFTNQEVTATEGFLKTFIAYELLLNLNLTDENGIRVDVTDENNLGPFVSKSAALSAIRAMLVDAASDLSNGGGSFPFLLSSGFAGFDDPSSFLQFNKAISARVAAYQGDDAAVLNFLGDSFLNLSSGDLDTGVYYTFSEDQTSLINPLFISVGGSSAAQARIVEPSFFTDAETGDTRVAAKTAQLSGPVTLDGLEGDHIVFVYQSNDQPIAIIRNEELILLYAEANISINPAESVAALDLIRASAGLGPYTGGLDAASLTDEMLHQRRYSLFAEGHRWIDMRRYGRLGDLPLARPDDDVWDKFPIPLTENQ encoded by the coding sequence ATGAAAAAACACATATATAAAATTTTGTTCTTTGCTTCGATCATGACAACATTGGTGTCCTGTGAAGTAAAAGAATTTTCAGACCTAAACAGTCCGGAGGTAGATGCCTTCCGGGAGAACCTTACGAGGGGGGACTTACAAGATCTGGTTGGAGGGATCCTCTACAGTTCCAGAGTAACCTTAGGAACCTATTTTGACGACAACGGGATCATTGGAAGAGAATATTACAGATTCTCAAGTTCCGATCCTCGTTTTACGACCGATCTGCTGGGTGGGGATAATTCGGTATTAGACAACAATACCTTTTATATTACCAATCCCTGGGCAGCAAGATACCGAACCGTAAAGAATGCAAATTTAATTCTCGAATTCCTTGATGGTCAGGATACGTCAGCTCAATTTACGAATCAGGAAGTTACTGCAACAGAAGGATTTCTTAAAACCTTTATCGCTTATGAATTACTGCTTAACTTGAATCTTACCGACGAGAATGGGATTCGTGTTGATGTAACCGATGAAAATAACTTAGGGCCTTTTGTTTCTAAATCTGCAGCATTGTCCGCAATACGAGCGATGTTAGTAGACGCGGCTTCAGACCTGTCCAATGGTGGTGGAAGCTTTCCGTTTCTTCTATCTTCAGGATTTGCAGGATTCGACGACCCTTCATCATTTCTTCAGTTTAACAAAGCAATTTCAGCACGTGTAGCTGCCTATCAGGGAGATGACGCTGCCGTTTTAAATTTCTTAGGAGATTCATTCCTGAACTTGAGCAGTGGTGACCTGGATACAGGAGTATACTATACCTTCTCTGAAGATCAAACTAGTTTGATCAATCCACTATTTATCTCAGTTGGAGGATCTTCTGCTGCTCAGGCACGTATCGTAGAGCCTTCGTTCTTTACAGATGCTGAAACAGGGGATACCAGGGTTGCTGCAAAGACCGCACAACTTAGTGGGCCTGTTACTTTAGATGGACTGGAAGGAGATCATATAGTCTTCGTATATCAATCTAACGATCAGCCTATCGCTATCATAAGAAACGAGGAGTTAATTCTTTTGTATGCTGAAGCGAATATTTCTATAAATCCCGCCGAATCTGTAGCAGCCCTGGATCTAATTAGAGCCAGTGCAGGCTTAGGACCATATACCGGTGGATTAGATGCGGCCTCTCTTACCGATGAGATGCTTCATCAGCGCAGATATTCCTTATTTGCTGAAGGACACAGATGGATAGACATGAGACGATATGGACGATTAGGAGATCTTCCATTGGCAAGACCGGATGATGATGTTTGGGATAAATTCCCAATTCCATTGACCGAGAATCAATAA